Proteins from a single region of Bacteroidales bacterium:
- a CDS encoding NAD-dependent deacylase has translation MPTLERRLLKAAQLMRTAENLIAFTGAGVSVESGIPPFRGPSGLWQKYDPQVLDLGYFYQNPLDSWRVIKEIFYDFFGKAKPNAAHLALAKLEQMGLLRCIVTQNIDNLHQEAGNTIIHEFHGNSQILRCTKCDRHYPAGEVDLEVLPPKCQHCGGLLKPDFIFFGEAIPVDAFQQSQAAARIADVLVIIGSTGEVMPASQIPVIAKQSGATIIEINPEPSHYTNAITDIYLGGKAGEIMPRLMRKIENNSPSKN, from the coding sequence ATGCCTACACTCGAACGACGACTTCTAAAGGCTGCGCAGTTGATGCGAACAGCCGAAAACCTTATTGCATTCACAGGTGCCGGCGTTTCTGTCGAAAGTGGCATCCCGCCATTCAGAGGCCCCTCAGGTCTCTGGCAGAAATATGACCCGCAAGTGCTCGACCTGGGATATTTTTATCAAAACCCACTGGATTCGTGGCGTGTCATCAAGGAGATATTTTACGATTTCTTTGGCAAAGCCAAGCCCAACGCTGCCCACCTGGCACTGGCAAAATTAGAACAGATGGGATTGCTTCGCTGCATCGTCACTCAAAATATCGACAACCTGCACCAGGAAGCCGGCAACACCATCATCCACGAGTTTCATGGAAATTCGCAGATTCTTCGTTGCACGAAATGCGATCGGCATTACCCTGCCGGCGAGGTAGATCTTGAAGTTTTACCTCCCAAATGTCAACACTGCGGTGGACTTCTTAAACCCGACTTTATCTTTTTTGGCGAAGCCATCCCCGTGGACGCCTTTCAGCAATCGCAGGCAGCAGCGCGCATAGCCGACGTTCTTGTGATCATAGGATCCACAGGTGAGGTAATGCCTGCCAGCCAGATTCCCGTGATCGCCAAACAAAGCGGAGCAACGATCATTGAGATAAATCCCGAGCCATCGCACTATACCAATGCCATCACCGACATTTATCTGGGTGGAAAGGCTGGTGAAATTATGCCACGACTCATGCGCAAAATAGAAAACAATTCACCATCGAAAAACTAA
- a CDS encoding RNA methyltransferase produces the protein MNIDPKLKPLLLEYLTGFVSDNKRAKFEAIVQQRTRYITVVLEDLYQPHNASAVLRSCDCFGIQDVHIIENANAYEVNPDVALGSSKWLDLIRYNATENNTPEAIATLKSKGYRIVATTPHQHEVTLQKLDLNKGPVALFFGTEMRGLTPDALAGADEFMIIPMYGFTESFNISVSVALSLFHLTGELRNSTIPWQLSNEEQIDTKLEWVRRAVKSSEGLIKEFLRKQAVK, from the coding sequence TTGAATATCGATCCTAAGCTGAAACCGTTGCTGCTGGAGTATCTCACTGGCTTCGTGAGCGACAACAAGCGCGCTAAGTTTGAGGCCATTGTACAGCAACGCACACGCTACATCACCGTGGTGCTCGAAGATCTCTACCAGCCGCACAATGCCAGCGCCGTGCTTCGCAGTTGCGACTGTTTCGGAATACAGGATGTGCACATCATCGAAAACGCCAACGCCTACGAAGTGAATCCCGATGTAGCGCTCGGTTCCTCCAAATGGCTTGACCTGATCCGCTACAACGCTACCGAAAATAATACGCCGGAAGCCATTGCTACACTCAAAAGCAAAGGTTACCGCATTGTGGCCACAACGCCCCACCAGCACGAGGTAACGCTGCAAAAGCTTGATCTGAACAAAGGGCCGGTGGCACTGTTTTTTGGTACTGAGATGCGGGGCCTCACACCGGATGCGCTTGCCGGCGCCGACGAGTTTATGATTATCCCCATGTATGGATTTACCGAGAGTTTCAATATTTCTGTCTCGGTAGCGCTCAGCCTTTTTCATTTAACCGGAGAACTTCGGAACTCAACCATCCCATGGCAGCTGAGCAACGAAGAGCAGATTGATACAAAGCTCGAATGGGTGCGAAGGGCGGTAAAAAGCAGCGAAGGACTGATTAAAGAATTTTTAAGAAAACAGGCTGTAAAATAA
- a CDS encoding 30S ribosomal protein THX: protein MGKGDMKTKRGKRIRGSYGKVRPRQQQSVVKQTEKHLMSEHLIEEVAVPEAAKKETKKAMEEKAAPVAAKKETKKAVEEKAVPEAAKKETKKAIEEKAAPEEAKKETKKAAEEKVAPEAAKKETKKAVEEKAVPEAAKKETKKAVEEKAVPEEAKEETKKTTKKEPDKEK from the coding sequence ATGGGAAAAGGCGACATGAAAACCAAGCGTGGTAAACGCATCCGTGGCTCCTACGGCAAAGTCCGCCCGCGGCAGCAGCAATCGGTGGTAAAACAAACCGAAAAACATTTGATGAGTGAGCATCTGATCGAGGAAGTGGCAGTGCCGGAAGCAGCCAAAAAAGAGACTAAGAAAGCGATGGAGGAAAAGGCAGCACCGGTAGCAGCCAAAAAAGAGACTAAGAAAGCGGTGGAGGAAAAGGCAGTGCCGGAAGCAGCCAAAAAAGAGACTAAGAAAGCGATAGAGGAAAAGGCAGCGCCGGAAGAAGCTAAAAAAGAGACTAAAAAAGCGGCAGAGGAAAAGGTAGCACCGGAAGCAGCTAAAAAAGAGACCAAGAAAGCCGTAGAGGAAAAGGCAGTGCCGGAAGCAGCCAAAAAAGAGACCAAGAAAGCGGTAGAGGAAAAGGCAGTGCCAGAAGAAGCCAAAGAAGAGACTAAGAAAACGACGAAGAAAGAACCGGACAAAGAGAAATAA
- the murD gene encoding UDP-N-acetylmuramoyl-L-alanine--D-glutamate ligase produces MKALLQRYLQSGKVLLLGFGREGQSTYRYLRHHFPKLPLAIADRNENSDTTAIAGDSNIALHLGENYLDAIKVYDVIIKSPGVQLSSHKHMLHGKVLLSQAGLFLECYGRQIIGITGTKGKSTTSSLISHILNKAGRDAVLVGNIGKPAFDFIDKINAQTLIVFELSAHQLEYVHHAPHIAILLNFFEEHLDYFGGMDAYVSAKMNIVRYQNQQDHLIFDKENERIFQQLHMLSHAARLHPIDPTAERDERSGTLVGNHNKKNIAAARQACQLAGLSEAEINLGISTFQSLEHRLEWVGNFCGRDFYNDSISTIPESTIEAVKTIDKTYMLILGGFDRGINYGVLAEFLAKSNVQLLVFTGAAGRRMAQLFVPHCRSDQEMVVVEKFDEIARYFDKIPTGRACLLSPAAASYDEFTNFEERGKTYKKMAEYLGASCH; encoded by the coding sequence ATGAAAGCATTGCTCCAACGGTACCTGCAAAGTGGGAAAGTGCTTCTGCTGGGATTTGGCCGCGAGGGACAAAGCACCTACCGCTACCTGCGACATCATTTTCCCAAATTGCCTTTGGCCATAGCCGATCGAAACGAAAACTCCGATACGACAGCAATAGCCGGTGATAGCAACATTGCGCTACACCTGGGCGAAAACTACCTCGACGCTATCAAGGTTTATGATGTGATCATAAAATCGCCGGGGGTGCAACTTAGTAGCCATAAGCACATGCTGCACGGGAAGGTTTTGCTCTCGCAAGCCGGATTATTTTTGGAATGTTATGGCCGGCAGATTATTGGCATCACCGGAACCAAAGGAAAAAGCACCACCAGCAGTCTTATTTCCCATATTTTGAATAAGGCAGGGCGCGATGCAGTATTGGTCGGAAATATTGGCAAACCAGCTTTTGATTTTATTGATAAAATAAATGCCCAAACGCTGATTGTATTTGAGCTTTCGGCGCACCAATTGGAGTATGTTCATCATGCGCCGCATATCGCAATCCTACTAAATTTTTTTGAGGAACATCTCGATTATTTTGGTGGGATGGATGCTTATGTCAGTGCTAAGATGAATATTGTGCGCTATCAAAACCAGCAGGATCATCTTATTTTTGATAAAGAAAATGAGCGCATTTTCCAACAGCTGCACATGTTGTCACATGCTGCACGTTTGCATCCGATTGATCCTACTGCTGAAAGGGATGAACGATCGGGAACGCTGGTCGGAAATCACAACAAAAAAAACATAGCTGCTGCACGCCAGGCCTGCCAGCTGGCGGGACTTTCCGAGGCTGAAATCAATTTGGGCATCAGCACTTTCCAGTCACTGGAACATCGCCTGGAATGGGTGGGTAACTTTTGTGGGCGTGATTTTTATAACGATTCCATCTCCACCATTCCAGAGTCGACCATCGAAGCCGTAAAAACCATTGATAAAACTTACATGCTTATTCTGGGCGGTTTTGATAGGGGAATAAATTATGGGGTTCTGGCTGAATTTTTGGCAAAATCCAATGTGCAACTTCTTGTATTTACCGGAGCAGCAGGCCGCCGCATGGCGCAACTTTTTGTGCCACATTGCAGAAGTGATCAGGAAATGGTGGTGGTAGAAAAATTTGATGAGATAGCGCGGTACTTCGATAAAATTCCGACGGGAAGGGCGTGCCTGCTCTCGCCTGCAGCTGCAAGCTACGATGAGTTTACCAACTTTGAAGAGCGCGGCAAAACATACAAAAAAATGGCAGAATACCTCGGAGCTTCCTGCCATTAA
- a CDS encoding YqgE/AlgH family protein, protein MENLDDILHIKGNKVKPAPGKILISEPFLFDHYFKRSVVLLADHNKEGSFGVIINKPMAVDFNEVVKNFPGFGDDLYLGGPVSTSNLFYIHTLGDQIIDSVLIRKGLYWGGDVERIKELLLLGQLNKHNIRFFVGYAGWMPRQLDMELKRDSWLVADITTRQIMHGSAENLWKDSLLRLGDQYRHWINFPSEPSLN, encoded by the coding sequence ATGGAAAATTTAGATGACATCCTGCACATCAAGGGCAATAAAGTTAAGCCGGCACCCGGTAAGATATTGATTTCAGAGCCTTTCCTGTTCGATCACTACTTTAAGCGTTCGGTGGTTTTGCTGGCCGATCACAACAAAGAAGGTTCATTCGGAGTGATCATCAACAAGCCCATGGCGGTGGATTTCAATGAAGTTGTTAAAAATTTCCCCGGTTTCGGTGATGACCTTTACCTGGGCGGCCCCGTGAGCACAAGTAATTTATTTTACATACATACACTTGGCGATCAAATCATCGACAGCGTGCTCATCCGCAAAGGTTTGTATTGGGGTGGCGATGTGGAACGCATCAAAGAGCTACTTCTCCTCGGGCAGCTCAACAAGCACAACATCCGCTTTTTTGTCGGTTATGCCGGATGGATGCCGCGCCAGCTCGATATGGAACTCAAGCGCGATTCCTGGCTTGTCGCCGATATTACCACGCGCCAAATTATGCATGGCAGCGCAGAAAACCTGTGGAAAGATTCCCTGCTGCGGCTGGGCGATCAATACCGCCATTGGATTAACTTTCCCAGCGAGCCATCGCTAAATTAA